The DNA window tcctcccaattgggtgtgtgtgttattccctcctagagcccactatgatgaggttaaggtctttgagctaattctgttttctaaatttttctttctccctccctcctcaactctccctatgaaatcaaacaattcaatatatgttatacatgtgctattatgtgaaacatttttaccttccttgaaagtgttttgctttttacagctccctccccaaaacttcccttccctccttcccctcttcttccccctcctccatctccttcccctcccacttttcctcagggcaaaaatatattactatacctacttgagtaggtatgttattccctctttgagccaattctgatgatagtaaggttcactcactcccccactccttcctcctcttctcctcccctccataagcttctttcttgtttccttcatgtgagctacctctccccttcgCCCTCCCCTAGTCcacagtctattcctcctacccctcaaccctattttaaagatgtcatcatggattagctagatgtcacagtggacaaagcaccatccctgggcccaggaggcccagagcccaaatccagccccagacataagacaacccaccctgtttgctccacaaagaacaaggatacacaaaaaataaatgctttacaaataccatcccttcatattcagttcagacctgtgtcctctgtgtattccttactgaaaaagttcttatgagttggaagtattattttctcatgtatgaatgtaaacagtttaacgttttaatgtccctcatgatttcttttttcctatttacctttttattattctccagagtcttgtatttgaaagtcaaattttctattcagttcaggtcttttcatcacaaatgcctgaaagtcctctttttcattgaagtcccattttttcctctgaaagattacaatcagttttgctgggtacatgattcttggctgtagtcccagttcctttgccctctggaatatcatattccatgccctctgatcctttaatgtagatgctgctggatcttgttttatccttattggagctccacagtattttaattccttttttctatctgtttgcaatattttctccttgacctgagagttctggaatttggctataatattcctagaggttttccttttgggatctctttcaggaggtgatcaatggattctttcaatttctattttagcttctgcttctagaatatcagggctattttccctcacaatctcttggaggatggtgtctaagctcttattttggtcatggttttcaggtagtccaatgattttcaaattatctctcctggatttattttccaggtcagctgtttttccaaggagatatttcacattgccctctattttttcattcaattggatttgctttaccatgtcttggtttctcataaagtcactagcttccatttgttcaatcctaattcttatgcaattattttcatcagacagcttttttatctccttttccatttgacttttcaaactgttgacttttttctcattactctcctgtattgttctcatttctcattccattctttcttccctctctctacatcttccttttgtctttcctACTTTGTCTTCGACGTCCATTTTGAgagctttcatggcctgagaacagttcatatttttcttggaagcttttgatatAGGTGCCCTGcagttgttttcctcttctgagggtgcaccttgatcttacttgtcgctgaagaaactttctataattctgaactttctttccttgctcatcttttacttgacttttaactctccaCTGGGgaccctgcttctaggctacactactgtccccagcttcagagggtcccaggtgttttggtttgagggagggcaggtttttctctcacctggcctgttctctggtccaaagataacctcaagccaacttggtagttaaccagccagcagagcacTGTGGGGGTTTTTAGTTtcaatgagcctgctcccctccccaacctgggcctcccgccactcaggatttcttcctggtgtCCCACTGGAGTGGGACAGCCAAAATCCTCCTAGGTCCCAGtgatacccctgcactttccccccaggctagccgttcagccctctcaccagaccgcatgctctgttccagaagatgctggtgctgcagctgattcagaggcttggggggcAAGTTCCTCTGGTacggcatgcctggggtctctgtcagtgTGATCgaggggttggactttacttgcaGCCCAGAATGaccccctttaatctatctatagctagaaaacaatctcagcccatatttttgtgggtttttctgctccaggagttcttttgttgttgtttttggggtaattgtttcaagagctctgtgcgtttaatgtttttcctctgccatcttggctctgccccatggaactctaaatcttataaaaatgaatgttgaaaactatctttacatgtaactggaaaaaataattaattaattaaatagaaTTCAGCACCTCtgcaatgaaaaggaaaaaagagagagattataagcttcttgagggaagagattgtCTTTCATTGTTTCTATGTTTATTGTCTTTCATtgtttctgtctttatctctccagTACATAGTAGgaggttaataaatatttgttgaattaaattccattcaattagatttggcccatcattttaatatgtcattttctttttgtatctggCCTTTGTTAATCAACATGATATCACCCCCGGTGTTGTGTCAAtcaatccataaatatttattaagcacctagtatgtgccacaCATTATGTGTCACTTGTGAATTTGACAAACATATTAATGATTCCATTCCTTTATTCATTGATTGACCTGCTCCCACTCCcctagatatttattaagtgctatatgTGCAAGGTACATTCAAGTAAGTCAgacaagaagtatttattaagttcctgttatgttccaggaactgtgctaagtgatggtgaaagaaagagagagagaaaaagaaagaaaagagataaagagaaaagaagggaggaagagagaaaaaggaagaaagaaagaaagaaagaaagaaagaaagaaagaaagaaagattagaaaagaaaaagaaaatgttctgaTCTACCTGTCTAGCTACCAtgtcaaaaaggaaacaaaattagtcTGATATTGTTGAAAACTGTTTTGTCTCAGTAGTCAAAAAATCCATTTCTAGATGTTTATAAACATCTTTTTTGCAATGTATCCTAGAATGTTATTGGGAATTGAATTCATACTTGCTGACCTATGGTTTACAAAGTCTAAATTCCACCCCTTTTTTGAAGTTTATGACACTTTTTTTCTGTCCTACAATCACACTTTTTATAATTGCATGATCTTTCAAAAATCACTGAAAACATTTATTGTAACTTTTCTTACTATACTAGTTCATTAAATACCTTTGCTTTGAACAGATTATCCACTAGCTGACTAGAGAAAAGTGGTTTTGAGTAGATGTGTGCCCACAATATAACTTTAACCAAAAGTATCTTTGTCTGAACTTTCCATGTATGAAAGAGGGGTGCCCCAAGTGATATAGATGTTGGGGCCAGAAATTACTCTATTGCAAACATTCccttttacggatgaggaaactaggtGGGGAAATAGTGATTTCACAAAGTAAAAATGGCAGAATTAAAACTATAACCCACGCctcttgttttttaattttgtgttctatCCAATTCACCACCTTGTCTCCTCATCCCCTAAAGACAGCTTCCTATGTGAAGTCACAAAATATAGTCATTGTACTGCTTTTCTAACACCTCTCCTGAGGGTACTGTATtccacttttcctttctctcaggaaaagaaaaaaaaaaaagaacaaagcctCTAAGCTTCAGCTCCCAGATCTAGGCATGATCATCTGGTCCTCTCTATCTCTGAATCTGATAATAGTGTCCAGTGTCTCCCTGGCTTTTACTTCATTCCAATGGCTTATGGTGTTGGTTTCTGATGAAGTCTTTAAGGTTTAGACTTTGCACAGGAGGATATGACAACATGGGCTTGTGTTTTCCAGATTGCTTGTCTCTGTCTGGCCCCACCAAGGTGACAGGAATTGTGGGAGAATCCCTGACTGTACAGTGTTTCTATGAAGAAAAATACAAGACTAACCGTAAATACTTCTgcaaaaaaaactttcattttctttgtgaaACAACATACTCAAATATCAAAACTATGAATACTCAAGAATCAAAAGTGTCTGTCAGAGACCACCCTGAAAACCAAACATTCATAATAACCATGGAAAACCTCACTAAAGCTGATGAAGGAGTCTACTGGTGTGGGATTGACCAGTTTCTTTTAGATGACATATTGACAATTACTATAGTTGTTTCTCCAGGTAAGAGGGATACTTCTCCCAGACCCCAGGGCTTATGGAACCAGGAGTtattccccacctcccacccccacaatTTAAGGCAGTAAAACCAGTCCAAATTTAGTTGTTGGCAACTCAAGATAATGTGTGTGTGCTTGGGCACAGGTATGCTACCTGTTTACCTGTTTATCCATGTAGATTGTGTATGAGTCCTGAGGTCATTATCAATGGGATCCAGAAGACCTCCACTGTATTGGCTGCATTGGAGTGGCTGAATCATCCAGTCCCACTCTGTTCCCTCACAGGCATAGGCTGAGCTGAGAAACTTACCCAGAAGTGGGCCCTGGGTTCCCTGGAACTATACAAGTCTGAACCTCCATCCCAAAAGGCTGATGATCCCCCTGGGcagggagatgggaggggaaTGTGATATGTACTGTGGCCTGTAACCTAGTCATAATTAAGAACTGGGAGATGTTCCCTGGCTTTGAAAAGACTCAAGTTCTAGGTCTCATTCTGATTTTCATCTCCATGTAATTCCAAACCAAACCCCAATCTCTCTAGAAACCTTGATAGACTCCAGTATCTAGCCACTTCCTGTATACTATGTGTTCAATCTTCTATTCTTGTAACCATAAAGAAATCTTACATCTCTATAGAGTTTTAAGATTTTCAAGGATTTTCTCCCCAAGGGTTATTATACAGTACTTAgttgtacaagtattattatccttatatataggtgaggaagctgagtcttAGAGTGGTTAGATTACTTGCTCTAGGTCACCAACATGGCTAATAAACACCaggagcaggattcaaactcaggtcttctaatgCCCTTTCCAATGAACCACATTGGATCATATTGTCATGAAGCAACAAAGGAAGAAGTTTGTCCAGACCTCTTAAAGGGCACCTCCCAATGGTCACTGCACCATGAGTTATATCTACTGTtgccagaaagaaaaaggactgaCAAAGTTGACAGAGAAGTTGCTCCAACCACCTTCAAGGCTTCTCTGCAAACACTCAGTGTTGACTTTTTCCTTACCCTTCCAGCTCCTCCCCATTGAGTAACCCATCAATTGAGGGAGGGTTCTCTATATAAACCCTCTAAGCTTCAACCTTTCAGGTGAAGATTTAGAAGTACAATTATGTAGAAACTTGAGATTTATCTAAGTGGCCTTTTGCTTGGATCTATgccaagggttcttaatcttgtGTCCTGGATCCCTTTGACTGtctaatgaagcctatggaccccatctcaggaacatttttaaatgaataaaataaaatacataggattacaaaggaaaccaattttattgaaatatagttatcaaaataattttaaagaacaaagtCAAAGAACCCTGGTTAAGAACCCCAGATTGAGACACATTTTGTGGGACTTGATGAAGGATAGCCCTTCTTATTCCAGGAGGTCTTATCTCCCCCAGAGTCATCTGTCTCGCTGCTGTCATGAATCATAAGctctatttaaaatgaaaatatacaaatatttgcatgagaaaagacaaagagagaatgGCTTGGACTTgatttgaattttccttttttctagcatCCACGGTGGCCCCAAATAGATATACAACCATATCACTAGCAGATATACTGGTGACAGATATACTGGTGACAGATATAAAGGAAATAGGTGGAGTAAAGACCTCAGAAGAGATTTCTGACCCCATGCAAATCCAAAAGTAAGGatacatttattatctctcccCCAAATCATCCACTTTTCTGAATTTCCCTGTTATTGTTAAAGGCATCATTCTCCTCTCGGTTTCCCAGGTTTGCAAacttgactccttactctcttACACTATACatacaatcagttgtcaaatcttatcatttctactttcacaaaaTCTCTTGcatatttccccttctctccattcacccaGCCTAAttcacctttcacctggactattgcaattgaCTTGTAGttggacttcctgactctaattagATTCCTggactctctcctctccaatccatcctccacaaagttgccaaggtgattttcctgTAATGCAGttttgatcatgtcattcccctactcaataaactatagtagctccctattacctacagAATCGAATATAAGGTACTCAGTTTAACATTACGACTCTTCACAATATGGACCTTGTACTACCTTTCTAGTCTACTCATACTTTACTCTCCTCCACACTCAGTGATACAGAGATACAAATGCACTTTCTATTCCTTGCACATAATactccatctctcttctttgggCTTTTGCATTGGCTTCCCCCATGCTTggagtgttctccctcctcacctctgtctcttgacATCTCTTGGATTTTTTCAAGGTTTAGCTCAAAcactaccttctgcaagaggcctttcctggttccccaccccccccagctgctagtgccttcaccTTCTCTGTATGTCTCTTATTTACCCAAtgatttgcatgctgtctcctgcATTTGAATGTAAACTCACAAAGAGcatagactaattttttttttaatatttttgtctttctttgtatcttcagcatttaAAACAAtgcctgggggggcagctaggtggcgcagtggataaagcaccggccctggagtcaggagtacctgagttcaaatctgggctcagacacttactagctgtgtgaccctgggcaagtcacttaacccccattgccctgctaaaataaaaaaataaaaataaaaataaaaataaaaataaaacaatgcctggtttaggtactttaaaaattctCGTTGATTGACAGATTGAAAGAGTCacaaaacggggcagctagatggcgcagtggataagcaccggccctggattcaggagtaccagagttcaaatccggcctcagacacttactagctgtgtgaccctgggcaagtcacttaaccccaattgcctcaccaaaaaataaaaaataaatttaaaaaaataaaaaaagaaagagtcacAAAACCATAACATGTCAGAGggaaaagggatcttagagagcACTTAATGCAACCTTAATTTAAATTTACTTAatttgaaggggggaaaaaaccaagtCCCAGAGCTGAGGAAATTATTTCTTCTAGGTCACACAACAATTGAATGGCAAAGCTTGGATAAAGGCTTGGTTCTCTTAGGCCTCAGTCCAACACCCTCTCCACTACATGTCCCAATGTGGACAATACATTTATGTCCAGAACTGGGAACATACTTTTACTCTCATGAATGATTATCAAGGCTCATCTTGTATCTTCACATTGGTCTTCTCAACCTGGCTATACTTCTCCCCTAGCTGATGTTCAGGTTGGGGACCCCTTAACTCAGGATCCCTTGCCCCTGTGGCAAAAAATAAGGCCAGGTGCTGGCTCTGTATTTGGTTATTAGTTAACAAGAGAGCCTTCTTGATTCCCattaagtttttctttacatcattcTCCAAGTGTTGATTTTAATCATCAGGCCATCTCTGGCAGGTCAGTTTTCCAAGTGTAACTGAGACTGGGATGTGTTCCTGGACGTGAAAGAGGGAGGGGTAGAGGAAGGGATTAGACCATTGActactttggatttttttttcccaatagatCAGGGATTCTTGGCAAGCCTGGAGTACTGCTCTTGATCCTGGGTCTATTAATCATTTCATTGGCAGGAGCTTTGGTTTTGGCTTGGAGATTGgtagagaaacaaaagaagggtGAGTGTACCACCCCAGAACATGTCTTtttttatgttgatttttttcaattacctAGTATTTattgtctctcccttccctcctctcctcctccattaaaaaaaaaacttgtaagagaaatagtcaagaaaaaaaatactcatattggtcatgtccaaaattgtgtgtctattagtcccatcacctttctgtcatgAGGTAGCAATTTTTATCCCTGgtcttctgaaatcatggttagagttcttaagtctttcagaattgttcatttttacaatattaatgttttagtataaattgttttcctagttctcactttacatcaattcatacaaatcttcctattTCATATAAAACAtcccctttattatttcttatggagtagtagtattccattacattcatatatcataatttgcttagccattaCCCAAATAATTGGCTTAgattctaatttctaattctttgccacaagaTAACAAGCtggaataaatatttttgtacatatgtggccttctcctccttctttgatTCCTTTGTTTTATACACCAAGTAAAGGGGCCTCCGGGCCAAAGGTTATGcaattttgtaacttttttcaaattgctttccagatacCCTGTTAATCTTTTCCCCTCCACCAGGACTCtctatcctttctcttccctttcctaggATGTATATCCAATAGTAAGCCACCTAAGTTCACCTTGCACTCCTTGGTACATTAGTGGTTTGGGGTGAGGAGGATGCTTTACTAATAGCCCCTCTCAACTTCTAAGGCTCTCTGAAAGAAGAGACTCAACACAAAAGTCATGGGAAGTTGTCTTCAGAAGTGGATAAAAATAGATCTTCACCATCCTTTACATGGGGAATTTCCCTTCTAGCCTTCCCCCCTCCACTTCAGACAACACAGCCTCACTCACATGCCCTGGTTTCCCACTATGTATTCTTGGCCTTTGGGGAAGGAAGTAGTCGGTTCTCAGTAATCTGAGAGAAACTCAGCCTGAGTGAAGCTCAGGCTGAAGAATTATTTCCTCTATTTGGTAGCTAGGTTTGTATCATGTTCCTCCAACTTCACAATTAATCAATTATGTAGAAGTGTTTCTCAGACCTACTCAACTTTAGGGCACAAGTAGCCTGGGCACTTTTCTCCAAGGGTCCAATGATCTCATTTATCCAGTTTGGAAAAAATAGCTCCCAGTAAAACTTTTCATGTAAAAACTAAATTCCTGATTTAGGACTACAAGACTCCCATGCCAATTGGCATCCTTATTTTGCCCCAAGCCCTGGGGTATAGTTAGGTAAACCTTTTCAACCTACCTGAAGTTTTTCATACTCAATTCACACttatctcctccttccttctaagAAGAGCTTCTCTCCTCTCTGCTACTCCCAAACTTATTCTCAAAAATATTattaatcaaggggcagctaggtggcacagtggatagagcactggccttggattcaggaggacctgagttcaaatccgacctcagacacttaacacttactagctgtgtgaccctgggcaagtcactcaaccccattgccccacaaaaaaaaaaaagaaaaaatatattattaatcaaAAGATACCTCTTCTAGGAAGCCTGACTAGACTACCCTGTCCACCTTTAGTCAGTCCAATCACTCCAGCAAATTCCACCCAACACCAACCTAACATCAACTTATCCTGGTCAGTGAGAGATGTAGGAAGTGAGGTCCAGGGTCTAATCTTGAATAGAAGGGTTGGGAGTCAAATAGGGGATCCTATCATCTTTAAGCAAATCATTGTTTTGGACATGAACAGTGTCTGGGGACCAGGTTTCCAATTAGGGAAGAGAGCAGCCTATATGTTACTCAAAGCCCCAAAGTTAAGAAGGCCTAAGAGATACCCCTAATTTCAGAGGGGAAATGAAACAGCAAAGTGTCATAGGCTTAACTGTCAAGCAGGGGCAGTGGCTTCCCTTTGGCTTGTCAAATAGCCCCAAGAACATGGACCCCTTCCCTGGATGACATAGTGGCTAGAGACCTggtcctagaatcagaaagacctgagttcaaatctgacctcagatatgccatagcagtatgaccctgattaagtcatttaacctctgcctcagtttcgaatctataaaatggggataataataccaccacaAAGGTTGTTGTGGGAAACCAATGAGATATGTGGAGGGTATTGTAgaaattattattagtagtagtggtattaattattttccccaaaaatacacaaagaaaaatcagagcatgTCAGGCTGTTAAGCTAGGATTCTGTCCATAAGAGAAAGCACCAAGAAATAGTTTAAGATTCATATGAACCTATCTAAAATGGGCTTCATGTCTATTAATATGTTTttgatgtatatatttttaatatgtggGTAAAATGTCTCCCTTTATAGATCAGGGCTACTAGACATCAAGGATCATATCTTTCCCTTATGATTCTTTGTCACATCCAAGTGGTATCACACCACATTCCTTGCCACCATCCCAAATCCCAGTATGACACTCTGCCTACAGAATTAAGTGTGTAGTTGTACCTGACTGGGCAAGTTTGTGAACAACCCTTTACTCAACCACAACCcccttttaaagtctttcatcctggggcagctagatggcgcagtggatagagcactggccttggagtcaggagtacctgagttcaaatccggcctcagacacttaagtatAGGACTTTACTTACACTTATATTTTTGAATGGAACCATCCTTCCATTTATCTAGATTTACATCACTAAGTAACATAGGTTTTTATCACTTTCTGGCTCCACCTACACTGAACTTTGGCATAAGAGGAGTATAAATATTTGGGACAGAAGCTTATgacttcatttttacagaaaagCGTATTGAGTTCCAGAGAGGAATGTGAATTACAGAGACATGGAGCTTTTTAGAATTATaatcatcttggggcagctaggtggcacagtggataaagcactggccctggattcagaaggacctgagttcaaatccgacctcagacacttgacacttactagctgtgtgaccctgggcaagtcacttaaccccaattgcctcactaaaaaaaaaaaaaaagtctttcatcCTCCTCTTTGACAGGGACAGAGGTATGAGAGAACAGAACTATgctgaaaaaaatacacatctcCTAGGACAATGAGTgagtaaatgaattaatgaaaagacatttattaaatgcttaccacaGGTAAAAGCACTGTAAACTTTATGCTGAACACCATGGGAAATCATgattatgatttcttgaaatgtgatccCAAGGGAGATGATTAAGTTGAAGAACTTTAACAATAGGAAGAATGTAAATCTCTCCAGCTTGAGTGGTTTCAATAGTGGGCTAGCTAAAGAAAGAGGGGTGGTCATCTTGGGCTTGAGATATGCCTCAAAAGAAGCAATAAATGATAGTGGAGAGAGAGTGGAtctaagagtcagaaagacctagagtTAAGACCCACCACTGACATGGACTGGCTGTGTAACTCCTAGGCAGGTCACATGACTTCTTGATGCCCTTGGGCAACTTTCTAatccagaagttcttaacctttttgtggcatggacccctttggtactCTGGTGGGGCTTATGGACCTCTTCTCCAAAAAATGTcatttaagtatataaaataatatagataGATTTCAAAGGACCCTTTCTCCAAACAATGtcttttaagtacataaaataatatAGATAGATTTCAAAAGGACCCTTTCTCCAAACAATGTCTTTAAATaattgtatacatatgtgtgtgtgtatgcgtgtgtgtgtgaatttcaaaggaaactagTTATGATGAAATGAAGTAatcaattaataaaacaaaaaacagatcaagaacctcaggttaagaacccctggtctaagATGATAAATTGTAGAGTGGGTGCTGCTCTCTCT is part of the Dromiciops gliroides isolate mDroGli1 chromosome 4, mDroGli1.pri, whole genome shotgun sequence genome and encodes:
- the LOC122725506 gene encoding protein CD300H-like isoform X1; protein product: MSEQVRLPLLLLPLTSILLFLCPKDCLSLSGPTKVTGIVGESLTVQCFYEEKYKTNRKYFCKKNFHFLCETTYSNIKTMNTQESKVSVRDHPENQTFIITMENLTKADEGVYWCGIDQFLLDDILTITIVVSPASTVAPNRYTTISLADILVTDILVTDIKEIGGVKTSEEISDPMQIQKSGILGKPGVLLLILGLLIISLAGALVLAWRLVEKQKKGGEKSMVFPYSTPQQNEELCYVNLELPERPSNRDPSIQSHPGVEYSAVMTAQEQSVTYSILTFPMDNQNTALETKKYPEEKVVYSTIMIK
- the LOC122725506 gene encoding protein CD300H-like isoform X2, with protein sequence MSEQVRLPLLLLPLTSILLFLCPKDCLSLSGPTKVTGIVGESLTVQCFYEEKYKTNRKYFCKKNFHFLCETTYSNIKTMNTQESKVSVRDHPENQTFIITMENLTKADEGVYWCGIDQFLLDDILTITIVVSPASTVAPNRYTTISLADILVTDILVTDIKEIGGVKTSEEISDPMQIQKSGILGKPGVLLLILGLLIISLAGALVLAWRLVEKQKKGGEKSMVFPYSTPQNEELCYVNLELPERPSNRDPSIQSHPGVEYSAVMTAQEQSVTYSILTFPMDNQNTALETKKYPEEKVVYSTIMIK